ACGATCCGCATTTCGGGAAGGTGTTCGTCGGCCAGGGCCATCAGGTGAGAGGTCAGGTCCAGGCTCCGCGCCCGGACCTCCTCCATCTCCACCGTATCGAAGACACCCAGCGCCCCTTCCAGCGCCGCCAGCGCCAGGACGGGCGGGGTCCCGAGCTGGTACGCGCCCGCGCCGGGAGCCTTGCGGAAAGCGTGCGCCATCTCGAACTGGGTGCCCTTGTCGTGGCCCCACCAGCCACGCAGCCCGGGCGTGAGGTGATGGTGCCGCTCGTGCAGGTAGAGGCCACCGGGGGCGCCGGGGCCAGCGTTCACGTACTTGTAGTGGCACCACACGGCGAAGTCGGCCCTCGCCCCGTGAAGATCGTGCGGCACGCTCCCGACGCTGTGCGCCGCGTCCCAGCCAATCAGGAGGCCGCGTGAGTGCGCCTCGCGCGTCAGTCCCGGCACGTCGAGTAGTTGCCCGCTGCGGTACAGGACCGTCGGCAGCAGGACCAGCGCCACGTCGTCCGCGAGGGCGGCCAGGATGTCCTCCTGGTGCAGCGTGTGGCCGTCGCGGCTGGGGATCAGGCGCAGCTCGGCCCCTTCGCGGTCCGCCCAGGCTTGCAGGGCGTACACGTCGGACGGGAAATCCAGCGAGGTGGCGACGAGGTGCCGCCGCGCCCCTTCAGGCCGGTACAGCGTGGCGAGGAGGGCGTGCAGGTTGGCCGTGATGCTGCCAGTGGCGATGACTTCCTGCGGGAGCGCCCCGACCAGCCGCGCGATGGACGGCGAGAGCGATTCGGCCAGGCCGAACCAGGCGTCCCAGCCGCTCACCGCTTCCGTCTGCCACTCGTCCAGGCGGCGCAGCACCGCCTCGCGGGCCGCAAAGGGCATCACGCCCAGGCTGTTGCCGTCGAGGTAGATGCCCGGCGGCATGGCGAAGAGGTCGCGCCTCATGCCTCCCCTCCCGGCAGCGTCCCGGCGGGCAGCAGGACCGCGCGGGCAGGCGCACCGTCCACCTCCGCCAGCGGCAGCGGCAGACAGACCAGGTCGTATTCCCCGTCCGGCACCCCGCTGAGGTTCAGGCCCTCCAGAATCAGGACTCCCGTTTCCAGGCAGGCGCGGTGGGCGTCCAGGGTCTTGCTGGTCAGCGGGTCCACGCTGGGGCTGTCGGTGCCGATCAGCCGCACGCCCCGCCGCGCCGCCTCGCGGATCAGGGCCGGGTCGAGCGCGGCGAACTCCTGCGGAAACTCGGTCCAGTGGGCGGGTTGGCCGGTGTGCAGCAGCAGCCGGGGCGGGAGGGAGTCCGGCAGGCCCGCGAGGGCGGAGGCAGGAACCAGCCCCCCCTCCGCCCGCACCGTCACCACCCGGCAGCGGCCCAGGTACACGTCCAGCCCGACCTCCTCCAGCCGCGCGCCCCTGTCGGAATAGTGCCAGGGGGCGTCCACGTGGGTGCCGGTGTGGGTGCTGGTGCAGAGTTCGCCCGTATTCACGCTGTCGCCCTGCGCGATCCGTAGACCCGGCTCGACCCGGAAGGGGGCGTCGCCAGGCCAGTTGGGATGCCCCGGCGTGAGCTGCCGCGAAATGTCGATCATGGGGAAAGGATAGCGGTCAGCAGTCAGCTCTCAGCCAAAGCTCAAGCTTTCGCCGCTGACGGCTGAAAGCTGAGAGTTGACCGCTCCCTCACGTCCCCGGCGTACTCCCCGGAAACACCGCCACGCGCCCGATCATGTACGCGCAGCCGTACAGAAACAGGGTGGCGACGGGCAGGTAACGCAGGCCGCGCCGGTGCGAGATCAGGCGGCCCTTCACCAGCACCTCGATCACGTACAGGCTCAGCAGGGCAAAGGCGCTGTACATCCAGTGTTCCCAATCGCGGCTGGGGTCCACCGGGTAGCCGTACTTGGTGAGGCCGCCGCCCACGTTGGTCGCACTGGGAACCTTCTCGCCGCCCACTGCGAGAATCACGCCCGTCACGACCGGAATCAGCGTCAGCACCCAGGTCAGGCGCAGCCACACCAGAAAGCCGGTCCGCACCACCCCTTTGAGCGCCGGACCCAGGCTCCACAGGAACAGAATCAGCGTGGCGAGCGCGTAGGGCGTCGGAAACAGCAGGGCGAGCGCGCTGCCGAACTGGTACCCGTGAATCAGCCGCAGAAACTCCATGAGGGGTAGCGTAACGCGCCCAGGGAACGCGGGGGCGGCGCGGCGCTGAAGCCCCGGGCTGTGGGCCTTGTGCTACGAACCTGAACCCGGCGCTTTCGCTTCTCGCCACTCCAACTGCGCCTCGGCGGGCAGATAGGTGCCGGGGTGCAGGTCGGCGCCGTCTGCGGCACGGCGCAGCCGGACTCCGGCGGGCAGGTCGGCCAGGAGGATGTGGGGGCCGCTGATCGTCAGCTTCAGGCCGTGCAGCGCGGGCGCCCCGAAGGCCACGCCCAGGTCGGTGATCCCGGGCCGCAGCGTGAGGGCGTGGTCCCCGTAAGGGCCGGTCACGTGCAGCGTCACGCCGTCCGCACGCAGGTGCAGGGGCAGGCCCAGGCCGACCAGCGTCCCCAGCGGCGGGTGCGACGAGCGGGCGGGGTGGGCCACGGCCACCCCCAGCAGCGTGTCTGGGCGCACCACGTCGTCCTCGCGCAGCAGGCGGGTGCCCTGGCTGACCTCCAAGTCGGCCGGGACGCGCAGCACGCGCAACCCCTCGCGGTCCTGCTGGAACCGCAGGCCGCTGAGGTGCGGCACGCGGGCCAGCAGCCCCAGGTCGAAGGGCCCACCGAGCGGCGTGGGCACCGCCGTGACCAGGCCCCCTCCCCCCACCAGCGCCAGGGTGCGGTCCTCGCGGTACTGGATGCCCTCCACGGTGGGGACCGTGGGCGCAGGCGGCGCAGGCGGGACACGCCGGAAACGGCGACGCCGCAGGGCGGGCAGGAACGCACCGAGCAGCCCCAGCACCAGCAAAGCCGCGAGCAGGGGCAACCACCAGGCCGCGAGGCGGGAGGACTTGGCCGGGGCGGCCGGGGGGCGGATGACCGCCGCGCTCCCCCCGCCGCCCCCCGTCCCGGTCACGGCAGGCAGGGGGCGGACCCGCCCGTCCGCAAACACCAGCGCGGGAATGAAGGGACCGCCTCCCTCCAACCCGGTATTCGTGAGACGCAAGGCGAGTTCCCGACTGCCGGGCTGGTGGAGCAGCTCACCCGCCAGGCCGGGCGGGAGCCGCAGAGCCAGCCCTTCCGCGCGGAGGTCCGGGTCCAGGCGGTAGCGGAGCGTGACCGTCTCCCCCACCCGCAGCGCCCGGTCCGCGCCGGGGTTCAGCCAGGTCAGGCCGGGTTCGGGGCCGATCTTCAGGCGCAGCAGCACGCGGCGGGGCGGGCCGTCCGGCGTGGTCGGCGGGGCACACAGCAGCGCGGGCGTCCCGTAGGGGAGGCGCCCGGTCACGTCCAGCCGCGCGAACCCGCCCCGGGCCTGTCCGTCCGCCAGACGCACGCGCCCCGCCGCCTCCCCCGCCGCGAGCGTGAGGGGCGTCCCGTCGGGAAAGGGCGCCGGAACGCGGGCGGGGTCGGTGACGGTGGCGACCGTGCTGCCGGAGCCTGCCAGCGTGGGCACCTCCCCGACGGGCACGGTGAGGCCCTGCGCGTAGCGGCTCTCCCGCAGGGCCGTCCGGGCCTCCCGCGGAATCTCGGTGCCGAGCGCGATGTAAGACAGCGTATCCAGCGGGCCGCGGGCATGGAAGGCGGCCAGGGCGCGCGCGGCGGTGTGGGCGGGATCGGGGTCGTTGTCGATCCCGTCCGTCAGGATGAACACGCTCGTCGCGTACCTTCCGGCAGCGTCCAGCGGCGCGAGGGCCTGCGCCACGCTGCGGTAGAGGTAGGTATTCCGTCCGTCGGCGTGCAGGGCGGCCAGGTCGGCATTCCAGCGCCCCGTATCGGCGGGCAGAGTGTAGCTGCGCCGCCGACGCAGCCCACCGTCGAAGGTGACGAGTTCCACCCGGTCCGGCTTCTCCGCCCGGACATAGGCGTTCACCGCCGCCTTGACCCGCCCGAAAATGTCCGCCCGGCCGTCCCCGATGCCGCGCATGCTGCCGCTGGTGTCCAGAATGAACACGGCCCGCGTCTGGGTGGGCAGCGGACCGCCGGGAAGCGTGCAGGCCGCCGCGGGCAGGCTCACCGCCGGGGCACGCTTCAGGGTGACGCCCGGCTGCGCGCTCCCGGTCCGGGCGTGGGCGAGCGGGCCGCTGGCGAGCAAAGCGGTGAGGGTGAGGACGGCGGCAGGACGCATGCGGCTCCCATTCTGCCCACAAGAGCGTGGCGGCGTGAAGGGCAGCTCGGGGCGAGAGCCGGGGAAACCGGGCCGTGAGGCTAGACGAAAACGTGTCAGACGGCGTTTTGGCGGTGGGCCGGAAAGGACAAGTCCCGCCCCGTTATTACGCTTACTACATAATCCATTTGACCCATTTCAACTCAGGTTGTATACTGGGAAGACCTTCGGAGGCGCGTACAGCGCCATTTTTCGGCAATACAGCTTCCGAATTCGCGCATCATCACCGGCCCCACCCGGGGCCACGCAGGAGGACCATGACGCAGACCCATGATTACGACGCCAGCTCCATCTCGATTCTCAAGGGACTGGAAGCGGTTCGCAAGCGCCCCGGTATGTACGTGCAGGGCGGTACGGGTGTGGACGGCTACCACCAGCTCCTCACCGAGATTATTGACAACGGCATTGACGAGGGCCTGGGCGGCTTCGCCGACGAGGTTCACGTCATCATGCACGCCGACGGCTCCGCCACCGTCACCGACAACGGGCGCGGCATTCCCGTGGACATGATGAAATCGGAAGGCCGCCCTGCCATCGAAGTGATTTACACCGAGCTGCACGCGGGTGGCAAGTTCGGCGGCGGCGCCTACAAGGTGTCCGGCGGCCTGCACGGCGTGGGTGCCAGCGTGGTGAATGCGCTGTCCACCTACCTCGACGTGACCGTCAACAAGGGCGGTCAGCTCCACCACATCCGTTTCGAGAAGGGCGAGGTCGTCACGCCGCTGGAAGTGCTGGGCAAGACGCCCAAGGATGTGAAGTGGGCCACCAAGGTCACCTTCCACCCCGACCCCACGGTCTTTTCCGAGTTCGAGAACCTCTTCAACTACGACCGTATCCGGGGCCGCCTGCGCGAACTGGCGTACCTGACCGGCCTGAAGATCGTCGTGCGCGACGAGCGCAGCAACCTGCACGGCGGCGAGATCCGCGAGGAAACCTTCTTTGAAAAGGGCGGCATCGCCAACTTCGCCCGCGCCCTCGTGACCGACGACTCCAAGCTGCTGTACGACCAGCCCATCGTGATGCGCGGGAGCCACAGTGACGTGGAGGTGGAGGTCGCGTTCATCCACGCGAACACCTATTCCAGCGACAACATCCTGACGTATGCGAACATGATCCGCACGCGCGACGGCGGCACGCCCCTGACCGGCTTCAAGACTGCCTACACGCGCATCCTGAACAAGTACGCCAAGGACAAGAACCTGATCAAGTCCGGCAACCCGGTCCCCAGCGGCGACGACCTGCTGGAAGGCATCTACTGCGTGGTGTCGGTCAAGCTGCCCGAGCCGCAGTTCGAATCGCAGGCGAAGGTCAAGCTGCTGAACAGTGAGGCGCAGACCGCCGTCAACGCCATCGTGGGCGAGAAGTTCGCGGAGTTCCTCGAAGAGAACCCCAGGGTCGGCAAGACCATCGTGGAAAAGGCCGCCGAGGCCGCCCGCGCCCGCGAAGCCGCCCGCAAGGCCCGCGACATCGTGCGCCGCTCCAACCCCCTCGAAAACGACGACCTCCCCGGCAAGCTGGCCGACTGCTCCAGCCAGGACCCCAGCGAATCGGAACTCTTCATCGTGGAAGGCATCTCGGCGGGCGGTTCCGCGAAGGGTGGCCGTGAACGGCGCTTCCAGGCGATCCTGCCCCTGCGCGGCAAGATTCTGAACGTCGAGAAGGCCGAGCTGAACAAGATTCTGAAGAACGCCGAGATTCGCGCGCTGATCGGCGCGATTGGCGCGGGCGTCGAGGGCACCGGGGACCGGATGCACTTCGACCTGTCCAACCTGCGCTACCACAAGATCATCATCATGACGGACGCGGACATGGACGGCGGGCACATCGCCACGCTGCTGCTGACGTTCTTCTACCGCTACATGCGCCCGGTGGTCGAGCAGGGCTACCTCTACATCGCGCAGCCACCCCTTTACCGCATCATGGTGGGCCGCGAAAAGAAGGGCACGTACCTCTACACCGAAGACGAACTCAAGACGCACGTTGCCCGCGCCACGAAGGAAGGCAAGAAGTACGAGATTCAGCGCTTCAAGGGTCTGGGCGAGATGAACGCCGACCAGCTCTGGGACACCACCATGAACCCCGAGACGCGCGCGCTGAAGCAGGTGCAGGTCGAAGACCTGATCATCGCCAATGAGGTCTTCGAGGACCTGATGGGGAATGAGGTCGCCCCGCGCAAGCGTTTCATTCAGGAGAACGCGCGGTTTGCGGAAATCAGCGTGTAAGGAAGTGAAGGAAAGAAGCCGCCTGCCCGTGGGGTGGGCGGTTTTTCTTTCACTCAGAATGGAGCTTCACCCCGGCAAACCCCGTCAATTGTCGCGCACGCCTCAGCGAACTGGCCCAGCACCTCCGCATTGCTGAAGCGCACCACCCGAATCCCGCTCGCCGTGAGCCGCCGTGTGCGCTCGGCGTCGTACTGCTGCGCGGCCTGCCCATCGTGGCTGCGGCCGTCCAGCTCGATACACAGCTTCAGCACAGGCGCGTAGAAATCAAGGATGTAACCCTGAAGCGGCACCTGGCGGCGGAATTTGACGGGGTGGATGCGGAGGAACTCGAACCAGAGTTTGCGCTCGGCGGGGGTCGGGTGGTTGCGGAGTTCGCGGGCGCGGGGGGCCAGGCAGCGGGTGTAGGCGTCGCGCATGGCAAGAGCTTATGCGGAAGGACCCCTCCGGCCCTGCGGGCCACCTCCCCTTACAAGGGAGGCTTTCGTTGGTACCGTTCCTCCCGTTTCGTGCGCTTCAAGGCTCCCTTTTCAGGGGAGCTGTCGGCGCAGCCGACTGAGGGGTCCTCTGCCCAAGCGCAGGCCAAAGCCCCCGACTTCGTGGTTGGGAGTTTCGCCTGTGGAGCCTCAATTCTCCAAGTGATAACCGGGGAATGGTGTACCGCACTCCTCGCACTCCCATTCCTCTCCAACCTGCATTAGAAAGTTACCTAAGCGGGCGTGACCCTTAGCAACAGCTAGAGCGCCAAGGTAAAGCGTCACCGTCTGTTCATCGGTCCCACGCTCCAAATCAGCGAGAGCGGAAGAGGCTAACTCGTAGAGCCGCTTGCGCTCTTCCGAGAACTGTTCTGCGGTGCCCGCATCAATCTCAGGTCGCCATGATGCTTGCAGCAA
The window above is part of the Deinococcus metallilatus genome. Proteins encoded here:
- a CDS encoding endonuclease domain-containing protein, with the translated sequence MRDAYTRCLAPRARELRNHPTPAERKLWFEFLRIHPVKFRRQVPLQGYILDFYAPVLKLCIELDGRSHDGQAAQQYDAERTRRLTASGIRVVRFSNAEVLGQFAEACATIDGVCRGEAPF
- a CDS encoding cyclase family protein, giving the protein MIDISRQLTPGHPNWPGDAPFRVEPGLRIAQGDSVNTGELCTSTHTGTHVDAPWHYSDRGARLEEVGLDVYLGRCRVVTVRAEGGLVPASALAGLPDSLPPRLLLHTGQPAHWTEFPQEFAALDPALIREAARRGVRLIGTDSPSVDPLTSKTLDAHRACLETGVLILEGLNLSGVPDGEYDLVCLPLPLAEVDGAPARAVLLPAGTLPGGEA
- a CDS encoding vWA domain-containing protein — its product is MRPAAVLTLTALLASGPLAHARTGSAQPGVTLKRAPAVSLPAAACTLPGGPLPTQTRAVFILDTSGSMRGIGDGRADIFGRVKAAVNAYVRAEKPDRVELVTFDGGLRRRRSYTLPADTGRWNADLAALHADGRNTYLYRSVAQALAPLDAAGRYATSVFILTDGIDNDPDPAHTAARALAAFHARGPLDTLSYIALGTEIPREARTALRESRYAQGLTVPVGEVPTLAGSGSTVATVTDPARVPAPFPDGTPLTLAAGEAAGRVRLADGQARGGFARLDVTGRLPYGTPALLCAPPTTPDGPPRRVLLRLKIGPEPGLTWLNPGADRALRVGETVTLRYRLDPDLRAEGLALRLPPGLAGELLHQPGSRELALRLTNTGLEGGGPFIPALVFADGRVRPLPAVTGTGGGGGSAAVIRPPAAPAKSSRLAAWWLPLLAALLVLGLLGAFLPALRRRRFRRVPPAPPAPTVPTVEGIQYREDRTLALVGGGGLVTAVPTPLGGPFDLGLLARVPHLSGLRFQQDREGLRVLRVPADLEVSQGTRLLREDDVVRPDTLLGVAVAHPARSSHPPLGTLVGLGLPLHLRADGVTLHVTGPYGDHALTLRPGITDLGVAFGAPALHGLKLTISGPHILLADLPAGVRLRRAADGADLHPGTYLPAEAQLEWREAKAPGSGS
- a CDS encoding DNA topoisomerase subunit B, producing the protein MTQTHDYDASSISILKGLEAVRKRPGMYVQGGTGVDGYHQLLTEIIDNGIDEGLGGFADEVHVIMHADGSATVTDNGRGIPVDMMKSEGRPAIEVIYTELHAGGKFGGGAYKVSGGLHGVGASVVNALSTYLDVTVNKGGQLHHIRFEKGEVVTPLEVLGKTPKDVKWATKVTFHPDPTVFSEFENLFNYDRIRGRLRELAYLTGLKIVVRDERSNLHGGEIREETFFEKGGIANFARALVTDDSKLLYDQPIVMRGSHSDVEVEVAFIHANTYSSDNILTYANMIRTRDGGTPLTGFKTAYTRILNKYAKDKNLIKSGNPVPSGDDLLEGIYCVVSVKLPEPQFESQAKVKLLNSEAQTAVNAIVGEKFAEFLEENPRVGKTIVEKAAEAARAREAARKARDIVRRSNPLENDDLPGKLADCSSQDPSESELFIVEGISAGGSAKGGRERRFQAILPLRGKILNVEKAELNKILKNAEIRALIGAIGAGVEGTGDRMHFDLSNLRYHKIIIMTDADMDGGHIATLLLTFFYRYMRPVVEQGYLYIAQPPLYRIMVGREKKGTYLYTEDELKTHVARATKEGKKYEIQRFKGLGEMNADQLWDTTMNPETRALKQVQVEDLIIANEVFEDLMGNEVAPRKRFIQENARFAEISV
- the kynU gene encoding kynureninase translates to MRRDLFAMPPGIYLDGNSLGVMPFAAREAVLRRLDEWQTEAVSGWDAWFGLAESLSPSIARLVGALPQEVIATGSITANLHALLATLYRPEGARRHLVATSLDFPSDVYALQAWADREGAELRLIPSRDGHTLHQEDILAALADDVALVLLPTVLYRSGQLLDVPGLTREAHSRGLLIGWDAAHSVGSVPHDLHGARADFAVWCHYKYVNAGPGAPGGLYLHERHHHLTPGLRGWWGHDKGTQFEMAHAFRKAPGAGAYQLGTPPVLALAALEGALGVFDTVEMEEVRARSLDLTSHLMALADEHLPEMRIVTPREPARRGGHVALAHPEAHALSLALRQRGITPDFRQPDILRLAPVALYNTAAEVEQTVRVLRELLDTGAHRAVEAAGLVT